A single Brevinema andersonii DNA region contains:
- a CDS encoding indolepyruvate ferredoxin oxidoreductase subunit alpha → MSHYINDACINCSSCEPVCPVNAISEGNGVRVINEDTCIDCDACTPMCPVDAIHIR, encoded by the coding sequence ATGTCCCACTATATTAACGATGCCTGCATTAATTGTAGTTCATGTGAACCTGTATGTCCTGTGAATGCTATCAGTGAAGGAAATGGAGTTCGTGTGATCAATGAAGATACATGTATTGATTGCGATGCATGTACACCCATGTGTCCGGTCGATGCCATTCATATCAGATAA